Genomic window (Streptococcus porcinus):
ACTTATTTTGATGGCCAAGAGATTCAGATGATTCCTGCTATAAAAACAGATGCTGTAGATACGACTGGAGCGGGTGACACCTTTAATGGTGCTTTTGGCTTAGCCATAACAAAACAACTTAGTATCACAGATGCTTTAAAATTTGCAACTTTAGCAGCACATCTTTCTGTTCAAAAATTTGGAGCGCAAGGTGGTATGCCAAGGATAGAAGAAATGAAAGGACATCCAGAATATGTTGAAAGATGGGATTTTGAATAGTGATTTGGCCAAATTGGCTGCAGATTTAGGACATACGGATCGTGTTTGTATTGGCGATTTAGGTTTACCCGTGCCAGAAGGTGTCGCTAAAATTGATTTAGCCCTTAAACCGGGTTATCCGAGTTTTCAGGAAGTGTTGGATATTTATTTGGACCATATTAAGGTTGAAAAAATTATTCTGGCAGAAGAAATCAAAAGGATTAATCCAGAACAGTTAGAGACTGTGGTAGCAAAGTTAGATAGTGGGATTGAAGTTGAATATGTCAGCCATGAGGAACTAAAGACCTTGAACAAAGGTGTCAAGGCAATTATTCGAACCGGAGAAAACACGCCTTATTCCAATATTATCTTACAGTCAGGTGTAACCATTTAGAAAGGAACTCTCTTCATGAAAGTTGAAATGAGGGATATTTCCAAATCATTTGGAAATAATAAGGTTTTAGAAAAGATTGATTTAGTGATTGAATCGGGCCAGATTCATGCATTAATGGGAGAAAATGGTGCTGGAAAATCAACTTTAATGAATATTTTGACTGGATTATTCCCTGCAACGTCAGGTCAAATTTTTATTGATCATCATGAAAAAACCTTTGCTAACCCACAAGAGGCAGAAAAATTTGGAATTTCGTTTATTCATCAAGAGATGAATACTTGGTCAGAAATGACGGTTCTGGAAAATCTTTTTCTTGGTCGAGAACTAAAAACAAAATTCGGTCTTTTAGACCAAAAAGCTATGCGAATCAAAGCAAATGAAGCTTTTGAGCGATTAGGTGTTAAGATTCCATTGAACAAAGCTATTGGTCAGTTATCTGTTGGTCAACAACAAATGATTGAAATTGCCAAATGTTTACTAACAAAAGTATCAATACTTATTATGGATGAACCGACAGCTGCTTTGACGGATCGTGAAACAGAAAATCTCTTCCGTGTTATTAGGAGTTTAAAACAAGAAGGTGTGGGCATTATTTATATTTCTCATCGCATGGAAGAAATTTTTAAAATAACTGACTTAGTGACTGTTATGCGTGATGGTATTGTAGTTGATACAGTAGAAACAGTCAAAACCACCCCCCATGAGCTCGTACGTAAGATGGTTGGACGTGAACTTAATGATTTTTATCCTCAGAAAAATGCTGAAATTGGAGATGTTGCCTTTGAGGTTAAAAATCTGAACAATCAAGCATTTAATAACGTTTCCTTTGCTGTTAGAAAAGGAGAGATTCTCGGGTTCTCAGGTCTGATGGGAGCAGGACGAACAGAAGTTATGCGTAGCATCTTTGGTCTGGATAAAAAAGAATCTGGTGCTATTTTGATCAATGGGCAAGAAGTAACAATTAATAATCCAGCACAAGCCATTGCAAAAGGAATTGGATTTCTGACAGAAGATCGCAAAGATGAAGGTTTAATCCTTGATTTTTCAATAAAAGATAATATGACTTTACCAAGTTCTAAGGAATTTGTTAAAAATGGGCTATTTGATGAAAAAACAAGTCGCACTTTTAGTCAGCAACTAATTGACCGTTTCCGGATTAAATCTGGTAGTCCACAATTACCAGTTGGGAACTTATCAGGCGGTAATCAGCAGAAGGTTGTCCTAGCCAAGTGGATTGGAATTGCTCCTAAAGTTCTGATTTTAGATGAGCCAACACGAGGTGTTGATGTAGGTGCTAAAAGGGAAATTTATCAACTCATGAATGAACTTGCTGAAAGAGGTGTTCCAATCATCATGGTGTCTTCTGATTTACCAGAAGTTCTGGGTGTCAGTGATCGCATTATTGTCATGCATGAGGGTCGTATTACTGGTCAACTGACTAAAGAAGAAGCAAGTCAAGAAAAAGTCATGCAACTAGCAACAGGAGGAGAATAAGGGTGAAAAAAGTAATGAATTATATATCAGAGTTGACGACTCTGGTAGCGCTGGTAGGATTGATGGTTGTTATTACGATGATTAATCCGAACTTTTTAACAACAAATAATTTGCTTAACTTATTGTTGCAAGTTACTGCCAATGGCTTTATTGCGTTTGGGATGACCTTTGTCATCTTAACAGGTGGTATCGATTTGTCAGTTGGGTCAATATTAGCCCTTTCAAGTGCTCTAACAGCGGGGATGATAGCGAAGGGGATTCCCGTAGGCATAGCAGTTCTTCTGGCTCTAGTACTGGGGGGGATTTTTGGTATGTTGAATGGCTTGTTCATCTCTTATGGAAAACTAGCCCCCTTTATCGTGACTTTAGCAACAATGACTATTTTTCGGGGAGCGACTCTTGTTTATACTAATGGGAATCCGATCACAGGAGGTCTATCAGATAGCTTTCTCTTCCAGTTTATTGGTCAAGGTTACCTATTTGGCATACCATTTCCAGTAGTATTGATGTTTCTTATTTTTCTTATCTTGTATGTTCTTTTACATAAAACTGCCTTTGGGAAATCCGTATACGCGCTGGGAGGGAATGAAAAAGCAGCGTATATCTCAGGTGTTAAGCTCAATAAAGTAAAAATTGTTATTTATACCATTTCTGGTATGATGGCTGCTATGTCAGGTTTGATTATTACGTCACGTTTAAGTTCTGCCCAACCCACGGCAGGAACCAGTTATGAGATGGATGCCATCGCAGCTGTTGTCTTAGGAGGAACGTCACTTTCAGGTGGTAAGGGTCGAATTATCGGAACCTTAATTGGGGCACTAATTATCGGCGTACTGAATAATGGTTTAAACATTATTGGTGTTTCAGCCTTTTGGCAACAGGTAGTAAAAGGTGTTGTTATTCTGATAGCAGTCTTACTTGACCGCTTCAAGGTAGCCAAAGCTTAGCTATTATAGAAAAGAACAAAAAATAAAAAGGAGTTTCATATGAAATTTGGAAAAAAACTTGGCTTTTTAGCCCTATTGCTATCAATGGTTCTCGTGTTAGGGGCTTGTGGGAAAACAGGCTTAGGTAATTCATCTGACTCAAATTCAAAAGGAGTCACTAAAAAAGCAGCTAAAGATTTAAAACTAGGTATTTCCATTTCTACAACTAACAATCCGTACTTTGTTGCTATGAAAGATGGTATCGATAAGTATGCGGGAAGTAAGAAAGTTAGTGTTAAAGTAGCAGATGCTCAAGATGATGCAGCACGCCAAGCAGATGATATTCAAAACTTCGTTAGCCAAAATGTTGATGCCATTCTAATTAACCCAGTTGATTCAAAAGCTGTTGTTACTTCAATAAAAGCTGCTAACTCTGCTAATATTCCTGTTATTTTAATTGACCGTGGCAGTGAAGGTGGTAAAGTTCTCACAACGGTTGCTTCCGACAACGTAGAGGCTGGGAAAATGGCTGCTGAATTCGTTGTTAAAGGGTTAGGTGAAAAAGCAAAAACTTTCGAACTTTCAGGCGTGCCAGGCGCTTCAGCAACTGTAGACCGTGGTAATGGTTTCAATAAAGTTGCGAAAGAAAAATTAGATATTTTATCTAGTCAATCAGCAAATTTTGACCGCGCTAAAGCCTTGAACACAGCACAAAATATGATTCAAGGTCATAAGGATGTTCAAGTTATCTTTGCACAAAATGATGAAATGGCTCTAGGTGCAGCACAAGCCGTTAAGTCCGCTGGCTTAAAAAATGTAGTAATTGTAGGAATTGATGGTCAGCCAGATGCCCATGAAGCTATTAAAAAAGGTGATTTGACTGCTACAATTGCCCAACAGCCTGCAAAAATGGGAGAAATCGCAATTCAAGCAGCTATTGATCACTATCAAGGAAAAAAAGTTGAAGCAAAAACAGTATCACCAATCTATTTAGTAACTAAAGATAATGTTGATAAATACAACTGGTAATTTTTGAGAAGGAACATTTCAATGTTCCTTTTTACTTTGCAATTTTAAAATGGCAAAGCTTGAAAGAAAATCAAAAGTCAGAAAACAAAGAAGAAACATGCTATACTATGATTAGTTTAAGACGATAGGTCTAAAAAACTGATTAGAGGAGACAGAAAGGTATTTCTATGGTAGAATCCATTCGAATCTTACATCTGAATGACTTGCATTCTCATTTTGAAGCGTACCCTAAAATAGAGCGTTTTTTCGCTGAAGCGTCAAAAACAAGTGCAGAAGTCATCAAGGTTGATATTGGTGACAATATTGATCTAAGTCATCCTTTGACAGAGGCCACAAAAGGAAAAGCAAATGTTCAGTTAATGAATCAATTGGGAATACAGTATGCTACTATTGGAAATAATGAAGGAATTGGCCTAAGTAAAGAGGCTCTTAATCAGGTTTATGATGATGCAAATTTCACAGTTATCCTTGGTAATATGACTGATGAGTATGGGAAACCTAGATGGTCCAAGCCCTATCATATTCATCAAACAAAGGCAGGTAGCAAAATTGCCTTGTTAGCTTATACTTTTCCTTATTATAAAACCTATCAGCCCAATGGCTGGCAGATTGAAAATCCTATTGAAAGTCTGAAAAGGGACTTAGAGCTTCCAGAAGTAGCATCAGCGGATATTCGTATTTTACTTAGTCATTTGGGGATTCGGACTGACGAGACGATTACCAAAGAAGTGACTGGTCTTGATTTAATTATAGGGGCTCATACGCATCATGTTTTTGAAGATGGAGCCTGTTTAAATGGAATATACATGGCAGCAGCTGGTAAATACGGACAATATGTGGGGGAAATTAATCTTAGTATTGATAATCGAAAGATTTCGGCCATTGAAATAATTGCCCATGAAACCAGTCATTTTGCTAGTCAGAAAAAAGATCAGGACTTTATTAAGGGACTTACCAAGGAAGGGGAAAGACTCCTGAAACAAAAACAAATTTGCAAAATAAGTCGTCGCTTGAATTTTGAAGAATCCCTTTCCTTGGTCATGTCAGCGATGAAAGATTATGCTAAAGCAGAAACTTGTATAATCAATTCAGGTCTTCTGTTGAAAGCATTTGATAGACTTCTGACAGCAGAGCAGTTACATGCTGCCTTGCCTCATCAAATGCGCTTAGTCAGGTTACAATTGAATGGTGAAACTTTCCAAAGAATTTGTCATGATATTTACAGCAAAGAAGCATTATTGAAAGATCAGGAAATAAGAGGTATGGGCTTTCGAGGGAAATGTTTTGGGCAACTATATAGTGATGGCTTTACTTACAAAAATGAAAAAATAGTGTACAATGGTAAAGTTATGGATAAGTCGGACAATATTAGTTTGGTCCTAGTAGATCAATATTATTTTGCCTCTTATTTTCCAAGTGTAAAGGAATCAGAAGCAGAATTATTGTTTCCAGATTTACTGAGAGAAGTTGTTGAAAAGTACCTCATAAAAAGAAATGAGAGATACACGAAAGGAGCCCGATGAAAAAAGAGATTTCCCCTGAAATGTACAATTACAATAAATTTCCAGGACCAGAATTCATTGCTTTTGACAAAATAGTCAAAAGTGATCAATTGGAATTTTCCCTCATAGAGAATGAGAAAGATGCCTTTAATGCCACAGCATTTAGTCAGCGTTTTACAGAGATTTTACTTAAATATGACTACATTGTTGGTGATTGGGGTAATGAACAGCTACGGTTAAAAGGCTTTTATAAAGATTCCCATGAGGTAAAAAAATCTAATCGGATTTCGCGACTAGAAGATTATATAAAAGAATTTTGTAATTTTGGTTGTGCTTATTTTGTTTTAGAAAACAGTCAACCTGTTGAGATTAAGTTTGAAGAGGAAAGAAGTCCTCGCCGTCGAAAGAATCATCGTTCAAACAATCGGAAAAGAACGACAGTTAAAGAAAATGTCAAAGCTAGACCTAAATCTAAAGAAAAAGTGATTGAGAAAGAAAAAACTTTTCAAAAAGTGTCAGGTCGAAAACGTAAAGATTCTGTTAAAACACATTCAAAGAAAAATGATTCTAAACAAACCAGAGCACGTGGGGCTTCTAATGACCATTTTATTATCAGAAAGAAGGATAAGTAATCCATGAAACCATCAATTTATAGCTTAACCCGTGATGAACTCATAGATTGGGCAATTGCAAATGGGCAAAAGAGATTTAGAGCGATTCAAATTTGGGATTGGCTTTATAAGAAACGTGTTCAATCTTTTGAAGAGATGACCAATATTTCTAAAGATTTTATGTCACTCTTAAATGAACAATTTTGCCTTAATCCTCTAAAACAACGGATTGTTCAAGAGTCAGCTGACGGGACTGTCAAATATCTCTTTGAGTTACCAGATGGTATGTTAATCGAAACTGTTCTCATGCGTCAACACTACGGACATTCAGTTTGTGTGACGACTCAAGTTGGCTGTAATATTGGGTGTACTTTCTGCGCTAGCGGGTTGATAAAGAAGCAAAGAGATCTGAATAGTGGTGAAATTACAGCACAAATTATGCTGGTCCAAAAATACTTTGATGAGCGTGGGCAAGATGAGCGCGTCAGCCATGTTGTTGTTATGGGCATCGGAGAGCCTTTTGACAACTATAAAAATGTCATGACCTTTCTAAGAACTATAAATGATGACAATGGTCTAGCAATTGGTGCGCGTCATATCACAGTATCGACTTCTGGACTGGCGCACAAGATTCGGGAATTCGCGAATGAAGGTGTCCAAGTTAACTTGGCGGTATCACTACATGCACCAAATAATGAGTTACGCTCAAGCATCATGCGCATCAATCGGTCATTTCCTTTGGAAAAACTTTTTGCTGCCATTGAATACTATATTGAAACCACTAACCGTCGAGTTACTTTCGAGTACATTATGTTAAACGAGGTAAATGATGGGGTGGAACAAGCAAAAGAACTAGCTGCTTTAACGAAGAATATCCGTAAGTTATCTTATGTCAATCTTATTCCATATAATCCAGTTTCAGAGCATGATCAGTATAGTCGAAGTCCTAAAGCACGCGTTGAAGCCTTCTATGATATCTTGAAAAAGAATGGTGTAAATTGTGTTGTCAGACAAGAACATGGGACTGATATTGATGCAGCTTGTGGACAGTTACGATCAAATACAATGAAAAAGGATCGCCAAAAAAGAATGGCGAAAGTAGGACAATAGATGTCTTGGATCGATAATCCTCTTCGCTTATCCAAGCAGTTACTCTATACTATCGAGATCCTCCTAGTAATCTACGTTTTGGCTGTTGGTGTGATGTGTTTCACTCCTAGCCCAGGGCTCTTTAATGGGATGGAAACACCAAACATCTTGTACCTTGGTCGTTTGCGCCTTCTCTTGGTACCCTTTAATTCTATTATTGGTTTAAATCAAGTAAACTCTCTTAAGCAACTCATCTGGATTTTTTGCCAAAATGCTTTAAACATTTTGTTACTTTACCCTTTGGTTCTTTTTATCCATCTTATTTCAAGTAAATGGCAGAGCTATGGGAAAAGTCTTCTATTGGGATTTAGTATAAGTTTGGTTATTGAAACCAGTCAACTGTTCTTAGACTTGGTCATTAATGCTAATCGTGTTTTTGAGATTGATGATTTATGGACGAATACATTAGGAGCCTTACTAGCTTATCTAACCTATCTTTTGATACGTAAACAAGTGATCAAAAGAGATTGAAATCTCTCCAGTTGGGAGAGACTTTTTTTAGCTAATCATTATGAAAATTGAGTGACAATTTAAATTTGAAAGGAGAGATATGTCAATTATCAAGCACCTATGGTGGTTCTTTAAACAAGAAAAGTTTCCCTATCTTATCGGGATACTTGCCCTAAGTGTAGTGGCATTTCTAAATTTGATTCCGCCTAAAATAATGGGATTCGTTATTGATGGAATTACAAGTGGACAATTGACCAAAAAACAATTGTTATGGCAACTCTGTTGGTTAATTCTATCAGCGCTAGCCATGTATTTCTTACGTTATATATG
Coding sequences:
- the rbsD gene encoding D-ribose pyranase, coding for MLKDGILNSDLAKLAADLGHTDRVCIGDLGLPVPEGVAKIDLALKPGYPSFQEVLDIYLDHIKVEKIILAEEIKRINPEQLETVVAKLDSGIEVEYVSHEELKTLNKGVKAIIRTGENTPYSNIILQSGVTI
- a CDS encoding sugar ABC transporter ATP-binding protein, whose product is MKVEMRDISKSFGNNKVLEKIDLVIESGQIHALMGENGAGKSTLMNILTGLFPATSGQIFIDHHEKTFANPQEAEKFGISFIHQEMNTWSEMTVLENLFLGRELKTKFGLLDQKAMRIKANEAFERLGVKIPLNKAIGQLSVGQQQMIEIAKCLLTKVSILIMDEPTAALTDRETENLFRVIRSLKQEGVGIIYISHRMEEIFKITDLVTVMRDGIVVDTVETVKTTPHELVRKMVGRELNDFYPQKNAEIGDVAFEVKNLNNQAFNNVSFAVRKGEILGFSGLMGAGRTEVMRSIFGLDKKESGAILINGQEVTINNPAQAIAKGIGFLTEDRKDEGLILDFSIKDNMTLPSSKEFVKNGLFDEKTSRTFSQQLIDRFRIKSGSPQLPVGNLSGGNQQKVVLAKWIGIAPKVLILDEPTRGVDVGAKREIYQLMNELAERGVPIIMVSSDLPEVLGVSDRIIVMHEGRITGQLTKEEASQEKVMQLATGGE
- a CDS encoding ABC transporter permease subunit: MKKVMNYISELTTLVALVGLMVVITMINPNFLTTNNLLNLLLQVTANGFIAFGMTFVILTGGIDLSVGSILALSSALTAGMIAKGIPVGIAVLLALVLGGIFGMLNGLFISYGKLAPFIVTLATMTIFRGATLVYTNGNPITGGLSDSFLFQFIGQGYLFGIPFPVVLMFLIFLILYVLLHKTAFGKSVYALGGNEKAAYISGVKLNKVKIVIYTISGMMAAMSGLIITSRLSSAQPTAGTSYEMDAIAAVVLGGTSLSGGKGRIIGTLIGALIIGVLNNGLNIIGVSAFWQQVVKGVVILIAVLLDRFKVAKA
- a CDS encoding substrate-binding domain-containing protein; amino-acid sequence: MKFGKKLGFLALLLSMVLVLGACGKTGLGNSSDSNSKGVTKKAAKDLKLGISISTTNNPYFVAMKDGIDKYAGSKKVSVKVADAQDDAARQADDIQNFVSQNVDAILINPVDSKAVVTSIKAANSANIPVILIDRGSEGGKVLTTVASDNVEAGKMAAEFVVKGLGEKAKTFELSGVPGASATVDRGNGFNKVAKEKLDILSSQSANFDRAKALNTAQNMIQGHKDVQVIFAQNDEMALGAAQAVKSAGLKNVVIVGIDGQPDAHEAIKKGDLTATIAQQPAKMGEIAIQAAIDHYQGKKVEAKTVSPIYLVTKDNVDKYNW
- a CDS encoding bifunctional metallophosphatase/5'-nucleotidase, which translates into the protein MVESIRILHLNDLHSHFEAYPKIERFFAEASKTSAEVIKVDIGDNIDLSHPLTEATKGKANVQLMNQLGIQYATIGNNEGIGLSKEALNQVYDDANFTVILGNMTDEYGKPRWSKPYHIHQTKAGSKIALLAYTFPYYKTYQPNGWQIENPIESLKRDLELPEVASADIRILLSHLGIRTDETITKEVTGLDLIIGAHTHHVFEDGACLNGIYMAAAGKYGQYVGEINLSIDNRKISAIEIIAHETSHFASQKKDQDFIKGLTKEGERLLKQKQICKISRRLNFEESLSLVMSAMKDYAKAETCIINSGLLLKAFDRLLTAEQLHAALPHQMRLVRLQLNGETFQRICHDIYSKEALLKDQEIRGMGFRGKCFGQLYSDGFTYKNEKIVYNGKVMDKSDNISLVLVDQYYFASYFPSVKESEAELLFPDLLREVVEKYLIKRNERYTKGAR
- a CDS encoding YutD family protein, encoding MKKEISPEMYNYNKFPGPEFIAFDKIVKSDQLEFSLIENEKDAFNATAFSQRFTEILLKYDYIVGDWGNEQLRLKGFYKDSHEVKKSNRISRLEDYIKEFCNFGCAYFVLENSQPVEIKFEEERSPRRRKNHRSNNRKRTTVKENVKARPKSKEKVIEKEKTFQKVSGRKRKDSVKTHSKKNDSKQTRARGASNDHFIIRKKDK
- the rlmN gene encoding 23S rRNA (adenine(2503)-C(2))-methyltransferase RlmN, producing the protein MKPSIYSLTRDELIDWAIANGQKRFRAIQIWDWLYKKRVQSFEEMTNISKDFMSLLNEQFCLNPLKQRIVQESADGTVKYLFELPDGMLIETVLMRQHYGHSVCVTTQVGCNIGCTFCASGLIKKQRDLNSGEITAQIMLVQKYFDERGQDERVSHVVVMGIGEPFDNYKNVMTFLRTINDDNGLAIGARHITVSTSGLAHKIREFANEGVQVNLAVSLHAPNNELRSSIMRINRSFPLEKLFAAIEYYIETTNRRVTFEYIMLNEVNDGVEQAKELAALTKNIRKLSYVNLIPYNPVSEHDQYSRSPKARVEAFYDILKKNGVNCVVRQEHGTDIDAACGQLRSNTMKKDRQKRMAKVGQ
- a CDS encoding VanZ family protein — encoded protein: MSWIDNPLRLSKQLLYTIEILLVIYVLAVGVMCFTPSPGLFNGMETPNILYLGRLRLLLVPFNSIIGLNQVNSLKQLIWIFCQNALNILLLYPLVLFIHLISSKWQSYGKSLLLGFSISLVIETSQLFLDLVINANRVFEIDDLWTNTLGALLAYLTYLLIRKQVIKRD